Proteins encoded in a region of the Vicia villosa cultivar HV-30 ecotype Madison, WI linkage group LG5, Vvil1.0, whole genome shotgun sequence genome:
- the LOC131601397 gene encoding copper transporter 1-like, whose translation MMRMKKMTMHMSLYWGKDAVVLFPGWPNESVGMYILAFCFVFFLALVVEFLPNKPTIKQGTNHIKGGLIQASIYFFRISFLYLVMLAVMSFNIGIFIAAVAGHTLGFFFVKSHAISAANKELKHESAVSIDEI comes from the coding sequence ATGATGAGGATGAAGAAAATGACTATGCATATGAGTCTCTATTGGGGAAAAGATGCTGTAGTACTTTTCCCTGGGTGGCCTAATGAGAGTGTAGGCATGTATATTTTAGCTTTCTGTTTTGTGTTTTTCCTTGCTTTGGTTGTTGAGTTTTTGCCTAACAAACCCACCATCAAGCAAGGGACAAATCACATTAAGGGAGGGTTGATTCAAGCTAGTATTTACTTTTTTCGTATAAGTTTTCTTTACTTGGTTATGCTGGCTGTTATGTCTTTCAATATAGGAATCTTCATTGCTGCTGTTGCTGGTCATACTTTGGGTTTCTTTTTTGTCAAGTCTCATGCTATTTCTGCTGCCAACAAAGAACTAAAGCATGAATCCGCCGTGAGTATCGATGAAATTTAG
- the LOC131606344 gene encoding peptidyl-prolyl cis-trans isomerase PASTICCINO1-like produces the protein MAYMANGDFDEARADFKMMMKVDKSTASDASAALIKLKQKEQEVENKARKQFKGLFDKKPGEIAEVNANEDGDHQVTRESQKDGEVREDASDGTNSEDSHEAVPDVDQRGWFSHFWPTGSRIFSSLGLQRCTIL, from the exons ATGGCCTACATGGCTAATGGAGATTTTGATGAAGCAAGGGCTGATTTCAAAATG ATGATGAAAGTCGATAAGTCAACTGCATCAGACGCATCAGCAGCCCTTATAAAACTTAAGCAGAAAGAGCAG GAAGTTGAGAATAAAGCTCGGAAACAATTTAAAGGGCTATTTGACAAGAAGCCTGGAGAAATTGCAGAAGTTAATGCCAATGAAGATGGAGATCATCAGGTCACCAGGGAAAGCCAGAAAGATGGTGAGGTACGGGAAGACGCATCAGATGGAACAAATTCAGAGGATTCACATGAAGCTGTGCCTGATGTAGACCAAAGGGGTTGGTTCTCTCACTTTTGGCCAACCGGTAGTAGAATTTTTTCGTCTCTTGGGCTTCAAAGATGTACCATACTATAA